The candidate division KSB1 bacterium genome contains a region encoding:
- a CDS encoding flagellar protein FlgN: MDAIVEDLISIIASEIDAFKQLLKTLHEKQRAIVEGQTERLNKYVQSENKLANKTKAIETERLAKTKELAEKLSLDDLNPRLSKIIEEVEGKYAERLREQRDLLMSLVEKIRTLNKSNQFLLNYSLRFIEKSMKILLGGNDKASIYQEDGKLQTRVGKYKMLDHSI, from the coding sequence ATGGATGCAATTGTAGAAGACTTAATTTCGATTATCGCCAGCGAAATAGATGCCTTTAAGCAGCTATTAAAAACGCTCCATGAGAAACAAAGAGCTATAGTTGAGGGCCAAACTGAACGATTAAATAAGTATGTCCAAAGTGAAAATAAACTCGCAAATAAAACGAAAGCGATTGAAACCGAAAGGTTAGCGAAAACGAAGGAATTGGCGGAAAAACTTTCACTCGATGACCTGAATCCTCGTCTGAGCAAAATAATCGAAGAAGTAGAAGGAAAATATGCCGAGCGGCTTCGGGAACAGCGCGATTTATTGATGTCGCTTGTTGAAAAAATTCGAACGCTGAATAAGAGCAACCAGTTTCTTTTGAACTATTCGCTGCGGTTTATCGAAAAGAGTATGAAGATACTTTTGGGTGGAAATGACAAGGCTTCTATTTATCAAGAGGATGGCAAGCTGCAAACCAGGGTTGGTAAATATAAAATGTTAGATCACTCTATCTAG
- a CDS encoding transglycosylase SLT domain-containing protein yields MKISTDGTNSILNNIAKAKLDYVDLAQKKEANPRFEKLKKAAQNFEAIFITQILSNMRRSINSGLFGQGMSSDMYHRMFDENIAQAIASKGGFGLSDIIIKSLHKDNGQEESAPGATLADYWLRPVRRISTQKMDRNWDRSIINKAADKFGVDAKLVEAIIKVESNYNAKAISKKGAVGLMQLMKSTAEQMGVKNRYHPEQNIFGGVNYFKQQLERFEGNLKLALSAYNAGPAAVEKFNGMPPYEETQVYVKKVLSAYREM; encoded by the coding sequence ACTGGATTACGTCGATCTGGCGCAAAAGAAAGAGGCCAACCCGAGGTTCGAGAAGCTCAAAAAGGCGGCCCAGAATTTCGAGGCCATTTTCATTACCCAGATTTTGAGCAATATGCGACGCAGCATTAATTCCGGGTTATTCGGCCAGGGAATGTCGAGCGATATGTACCATAGAATGTTTGATGAAAACATCGCTCAGGCAATTGCGAGCAAGGGCGGCTTCGGTTTGTCCGATATTATAATTAAAAGCCTGCATAAGGACAACGGACAGGAAGAGTCGGCACCGGGAGCAACACTCGCCGACTATTGGCTGCGTCCAGTCAGACGAATTTCAACTCAGAAGATGGACCGCAATTGGGACCGTTCGATTATTAATAAAGCAGCCGACAAATTTGGCGTCGATGCAAAGCTGGTCGAAGCAATCATAAAAGTGGAATCTAATTACAATGCAAAAGCGATATCTAAAAAAGGCGCGGTTGGCTTGATGCAGCTGATGAAAAGTACAGCAGAACAAATGGGCGTTAAGAACCGGTATCACCCGGAGCAGAATATTTTCGGCGGCGTCAATTATTTTAAACAGCAGCTAGAGCGTTTTGAGGGGAACCTTAAGCTTGCCCTAAGCGCATACAACGCCGGCCCGGCAGCTGTTGAAAAGTTCAACGGCATGCCACCCTATGAAGAGACCCAAGTGTATGTGAAGAAAGTTTTAAGTGCTTATCGGGAAATGTAG